The genome window AGTGATTTCCTTGTGAGTATCCATATTGATGATATCTAGAATCTGGATATTAGGGTCTTTAATATCGAGTAGTTTTATGATAAAATGTAATGGTTCCATATGAATCTTTCTAATGAGTTGTTTAGTCGCTTTTCATTATAGGTCATATGGGACTTTTTTTCTACAACAAAATAGGCTCCATAATATCCATAGGGGATTTACCCACTACAAATATTATAGAGCCTGCAAACAACACCCCATGACTAGAAGATTTTTCTAATCATGAAGTGTTTTCTCTATAGGAGGGCTAGGTTATACTCTTCGAAAATCTCTTTAAACCAGGTCAGCTTCGCCTTAGCTACAACCTCAAAGCTGTGCTTTGAGCAGTCTGCGACTAGCTTTCTAGTTTATTCTTTGACTTTCATTGAGTGTTAGTTCTTTTTCTTGCTTTTTATCAACCATCCAAGTCCAAGAAGGGCAAGGATGCTGAATCCAGCAAGGGCAAGGAGGGATTTGCTCTCAGTTCCTGTGTTTGGAAGGAGGTTCTGAGAGTGAGCCTCTGCAGCAGTTTCTTGAGTTTCAGGATTGGCTGCTAGGTTTTGAGCTTGGCCTTGTTCTGGTTCAACTTTCAAGCTAGGAAAATCAAATTCTGGTTTTTCTTCCACAGCTGGAGCGACAATGGCACCACCTTGAGACAAGCGGAGAACGATAGCAGTGAGAGCGTTTAATTTCAAGCCTTTTTCGGTCCATTCGAGACCTTGAGGATTGGCAATTCCTACTGGTCCTGCTTGGTTTTCATCTGCGAGAACTTCGGCCTTTCTCAAGTGAGCAAAGGCAGTTCCCAAGTTGAATTCGCGAGCCTTACTATCCGCATTGACAAAGACAGCGTAGATATCTCCATTTGGGGCAGTGATTTGGTAGCCGATGACCACGTCTTCTTTTTCAACACCATTTTGGCCTGGGACAGTAATGAGTCGTACGCGCTCTTTGATATCTTGTAGGCTCTTGAGTCGGAAGGCATCTGTAGATTGACGAAGAGCGATCAGACCTTTCATGTAGTCACGGCTCTTGACATTTTCAGGATATGCTTTGCTATCTGTAGCCTTGGTCCAATCAAACTTGTTGACAGCATCACTAGAGTCGTAAGAATCATGGATAAAGTAAGGATAGACAAACGGCTTGCCGTCCTTATCACGCAATAAGTGAGACTTGTTTGGAACCTTATCCTCTGAGACAGGAGTCTTGTAGGCTGGATCAAGGAATTGTTTGGTACGTCCATATTCCTGACCGGAATGGATAAACGGAGTTCCTTGAGCAGTCAAGACCATGAGATTTCCAAGTCGCAAACGGCGATGGATTTCAGCGTAGTTCTCAGCCTTGCTTGGGTCTTTTTTGATAGACTGGGCGATGATGTCAAAGAGGGTCAAGTTATCATGGGCTGCGATATACTGGATAACATCTCCAGGACTGTCAGCTTCAAAGTTAGTTGGTTGGGCAATGAGATTTTTAAAGATGGTATTGATATCGCGTTTGCCACCTGTGATAAAGGCAGGCTGGCCTTCGTTTGGATAGCCAGACTTGAGGTTGTTGCGGATGTCGTCTGAAAAGACAGCGACAGTATCTGTTTTCTTCATCCAATCTTGGTCAGCAGGTTGTACAGGCGTATTTTCATCGCCAGTATAGGTTCTCCAGCCTTCACCTAGCATGATAAGATTTGGATTGAGGGCGCGTGCAGCCTTGTATGCTTCTTCGATAGAAGCTGCATCGTGATCACCCATCATATCGAAGCGGAAACCATCTACTTTGTAGGTTTCAACCAGATACTTAATAGAGTCTACCAAGACACGTTTAGACATGTAGTGGGTAGTTCCCAAACGACCGCCTCCAAAGCTAGTACGTGGAGTTCCGTCTGCGTCCATAAAGTGATAGTAGTTTGGCTCAATATCCTCAAAAATGTCAACATTTGCAGTATGGTTGTAGACCACGTCCAAGATAGCCCCCATGCCACGTTTGTGGATTTCGTTGATGAGGTTTTTAAATTCTGCGATTCGTTTTTCTGGATCCTTAGGATCGCTTGAGTACATACCAGTCAAGGAGAAGTAGTTTTGAGGGTCATATCCCCAGTTGTAGTTGCTGTTGCTTGAAGCGTATGCAGACAAACGTTCATGGTTTTTCAATTCATTGACAAAGTAGTAGGACAAGACTGGAAGGAGCTGGATGTGGGTCACACCCAAGTCTTTGAGATAGTCTAGTTTTTCGATAAAGGCTTCAAAGGTACCAAATGGCTTGGTCAAATCTTTTGCGATGACAGGATCCGAAGTGAAGTCACGAACATGAGCTTCATAGATGACCGCATCTTCACGCGATTTGAAGTTGCGAATCTTCCCATAGGTCAAGTCTTGCGGACCTAGTTTGGATGGATCGACGAAGGCAGCTTTAGCGACCTTATGAGCGGCATCTGTTTTTGCTAGGTCACTGTTCCAAGCCGCTAATGATTTGGCATAAGGGTCAAGAACGAGGACAGTTTTACCTTGGCGCTCGATTTGGTAGTGGTAGTAGTAGCCAGTGTAGTTGCTGATACTGAGACCTGAGTTTGCATCCAGAGTTTGTTTCCAGGTGCCTTTTTCTCTTTTTTCAAGGGCAACAGTTCCGACTACTTTTTCAGGGTCTTTCTTGTCGTAGACAACGACAGAAACCTTATCAGCACTTGGAGACCAGAGAGTGAGGTCAACACGCTTGCCATCTTCTTTTAGAGTTGCGCCGAGTGGACCATCGTAACTGTAGGACTCATCCTTGAGGCGCCAGCTTGAACGTGTGGTAAAGCGGTCTGAATTGTAGCTGACAGTGTAAGGGTGTTGAGTGTCAGAGAAGTCGCCGATGTAGGTCACTTTTTTACCTGCCTCATCCACTTCCACGTCTGTGATAGCTACTTTATTCCCTTGGTAATCAGTGATGCTGGAGTGTTTGAGGATATCGTCTTTCTTAGCTCCAACGAGGGTAGAAAAACTGCTTTCGATACGAGATTTAGCCACGTGTTGGGCACCAGTCATACGGATATCGTGAACGTAGTAGGGGTTGGTGTAGATGGTTTCGTCATCATCTTTGAGGAAAATCTGACTGTGATTTTTTAGATCAGTGAATTTATAATCTTCTTTTCTGATTTTCACATCATCGCCTTTCTTGCTTTCGTCTAGTAATAAAAATCCAAATTCTCTTGCAGCTTCATTGAGTGGGATATCAATGTAACGGCCATATTTTCCAGTTGCGGTAAAGTCCGTACCGTCAGGCCATTCTCCACTGCTTGGATTCTTAACATCGCCCCAATACCAGAGAGATTTTTTGTCATAGTTTCCATCGGTGCGGTAGTAGTTGACACGAATAGTTCCTGCTGGTTGAGGGCGGTAGTTGTATACCTTGTAGTTTTCATCTAGCCAGGCCTCATTCATTTTTGGAGAGAGGCGCTCTACAGAACGGTCTCCCGTCAGGTTATCCCCCTTGGTATTGTTGATGAGGAAGCTGACTTTCTTGGCTTGCTCATTTTTGAGTTTGATATCTAGATAATAGCCGTAGTCATCTTGCTTGGCATCCTTGAAGGACTTGGCTCCATTGGGCCAGTTTTCAGATGGTTTTTCAACATCGTCCCAAGTCCAAAGACCTTGAGAATCTTTGTTCTCTTCAGGGAGTTTTTTTACATGGATACGGAAGTGGTTGTCTGCGATGGGTTCTTCAGAGGATGTGTCAGCTTGTGGTTTTTGATCAGAACTTGGCGTTGCAGTGCTGTTATCTACTTTCTCTTCCTTGCTGTTAGCCTGGCTTGTAGTAGCATCTTCTGTTTTGGGTGTTTCTGGCGCTGTAGTAGTTTCCACAGCTGGAGCTTCTTTTTTAGAATCAAGGGAAGCGTTTGCATTCTTTTGTTCAGAAATAGGCGTTTCCTTTTGAGTTTGACTCGTTTCAGTCTCAGTAGGGGCCTTGATCACAGCGCTGGTATTTTCCTGAGTTTGAGGCAGGTTTTCGTTAGCCGAAATAGTTGGCATTGCAGCAGAAAGCAGGATAATGCTGGCACCAATAAGGACAGAACCAGTTCCGTTCTTCAAGGAACGGATACCATAAATCATTTTTTTCTCAGTTTGAGATGGGATCTTTTTCATCACAATTCTCCTTGTGTAGTTGTTCCTTATCAGTATAGCACGAGGTAAACATTAGTGCAAGCGTTTTCCTAGTTTTTGAGAGAAAATATAATGCTTCATTCTCTTGAAATTTTAAAATAATATATAGGAAAAGATTGTTTAAAAAATAGTAAAAAAATCTTGAAAAATCTAGCTAAATAAGGTATAATATGAATAATCATTTGTCGTAGGTTTTGTCTGAAATATTGTCCAGACAAGACTCACAGCAGTTAAATCTTCTGAAAAAGTCAGATTTAGCTGCTCTTTTTGTGCTTTTTTTCAGGTTTTCGAGTGCTTGTAACAAAGATTTAAAGATTCTGAAAATTCATCAGAAGGACATGGTGATAAGGTTTTTTAAAACCATATGACGATTAGAAAAGCCTGATTGACAAGGCTTGAAACTTTATTTACAAAGGAGAATCATCTTGGCAGGACATGACGTTCAATACGGGAAACATCGTACCCGTCGTAGTTTTTCAAGAATCAAAGAAGTTCTTGACTTACCAAATTTGATTGAAATTCAAACGGATTCATTCAAAGCTTTCCTAGACCATGGTCTTAAGGAAGTGTTTGAAGATGTATTGCCAATTTCAAACTTCACAGACACTATGGAGTTGGAATTTGTTGGCTATGAAATCAAGGAACCAAAATACACGCTAGAAGAAGCTCGTATCCATGATGCTAGCTACTCAGCACCTATTTTTGTAACCTTCCGCTTGATCAATAAAGAAACAGGCGAAATCAAGACTCAAGAAGTCTTCTTTGGTGATTTCCCAATCATGACCGAAATGGGTACTTTCATCATCAATGGTGGTGAACGTATTATCGTATCTCAGTTGGTCCGCTCACCAGGTGTTTACTTTAACGATAAAGTGGACAAAAACGGGAAAGTCGGTTACGGTTCAACTGTTATCCCTAACCGTGGAGCTTGGTTGGAACTTGAAAGTGACTCAAAAGACATCGCCTATACTCGTATTGACCGTACTCGTAAGATTCCATTTACGACCTTGGTTCGTGCGCTTGGTTTCTCAGGTGATGATGAAATCTTTGATATCTTCGGTGACAGCGAATTGGTTCGCAATACCGTTGAAAAAGATATCCACAAGAATCCAATGGACTCTCGTACAGACGAAGCCTTGAAAGAAATTTATGAACGCCTTCGTCCAGGTGAACCTAAGACCGCTGAAAGCTCACGTAGCTTGCTTGTGGCACGTTTCTTTGATCCACGCCGCTACGATTTGGCAGCCGTTGGTCGTTACAAGATCAATAAAAAACTCAACATCAAGACACGCTTGCTTAACCAAACCATTGCGGAGCCATTGGTAGATCCAGAGACTGGTGAAATCTTGGTAGAAGCTGGCACCGTTATGACTCGTAGCGTGATCGAAAGTATCGAGAGTCACTTGGATGGCGACTTGAACAAGATCGTTTATATTCCAAACGATGCAGCTGTTCTTACAGAACCAGTTGTGCTTCAAAAATTCAAGGTTGTTGCCCCAACGGACCCAGACCGTGT of Streptococcus oralis contains these proteins:
- a CDS encoding pullulanase, coding for MKKIPSQTEKKMIYGIRSLKNGTGSVLIGASIILLSAAMPTISANENLPQTQENTSAVIKAPTETETSQTQKETPISEQKNANASLDSKKEAPAVETTTAPETPKTEDATTSQANSKEEKVDNSTATPSSDQKPQADTSSEEPIADNHFRIHVKKLPEENKDSQGLWTWDDVEKPSENWPNGAKSFKDAKQDDYGYYLDIKLKNEQAKKVSFLINNTKGDNLTGDRSVERLSPKMNEAWLDENYKVYNYRPQPAGTIRVNYYRTDGNYDKKSLWYWGDVKNPSSGEWPDGTDFTATGKYGRYIDIPLNEAAREFGFLLLDESKKGDDVKIRKEDYKFTDLKNHSQIFLKDDDETIYTNPYYVHDIRMTGAQHVAKSRIESSFSTLVGAKKDDILKHSSITDYQGNKVAITDVEVDEAGKKVTYIGDFSDTQHPYTVSYNSDRFTTRSSWRLKDESYSYDGPLGATLKEDGKRVDLTLWSPSADKVSVVVYDKKDPEKVVGTVALEKREKGTWKQTLDANSGLSISNYTGYYYHYQIERQGKTVLVLDPYAKSLAAWNSDLAKTDAAHKVAKAAFVDPSKLGPQDLTYGKIRNFKSREDAVIYEAHVRDFTSDPVIAKDLTKPFGTFEAFIEKLDYLKDLGVTHIQLLPVLSYYFVNELKNHERLSAYASSNSNYNWGYDPQNYFSLTGMYSSDPKDPEKRIAEFKNLINEIHKRGMGAILDVVYNHTANVDIFEDIEPNYYHFMDADGTPRTSFGGGRLGTTHYMSKRVLVDSIKYLVETYKVDGFRFDMMGDHDAASIEEAYKAARALNPNLIMLGEGWRTYTGDENTPVQPADQDWMKKTDTVAVFSDDIRNNLKSGYPNEGQPAFITGGKRDINTIFKNLIAQPTNFEADSPGDVIQYIAAHDNLTLFDIIAQSIKKDPSKAENYAEIHRRLRLGNLMVLTAQGTPFIHSGQEYGRTKQFLDPAYKTPVSEDKVPNKSHLLRDKDGKPFVYPYFIHDSYDSSDAVNKFDWTKATDSKAYPENVKSRDYMKGLIALRQSTDAFRLKSLQDIKERVRLITVPGQNGVEKEDVVIGYQITAPNGDIYAVFVNADSKAREFNLGTAFAHLRKAEVLADENQAGPVGIANPQGLEWTEKGLKLNALTAIVLRLSQGGAIVAPAVEEKPEFDFPSLKVEPEQGQAQNLAANPETQETAAEAHSQNLLPNTGTESKSLLALAGFSILALLGLGWLIKSKKKN